A genomic stretch from Candidatus Hydrogenedentota bacterium includes:
- a CDS encoding CoA transferase has product MSGPLNGIKVIDCSRLLPGGFCTMLMGDLGADVIKVEEPGRGDYVREFLPFKGDQSYMHLVLNRNKRSMTLNLKSPEGVEILRRLVRDADVLVEGFRPGVMDKLGVGYNVLKEVNPRLVYCAITGYGQTGPYANRPGHDINYMGIAGALELSGPKDGPPTIPGLTVADIGGGAQMAIIGILAALIARQSTGKGQFVDISMTDGVAYWLSLFAGWYFGTGVSPKRGEHMLLGQFPCYAIYPAKDGYITVGCLEPHFWANLCSAIGRGQYIPEQLNIDDADRICDDLASVFKTKTRAEWDVFFADKNACVGPVHLVEEAMDDPQLRHRTMFTTVAHPTEGAIQQLGIPIKFSETLGQVRVPPPNLGADTDGVLQEIGYSAAEIAAFRELGTL; this is encoded by the coding sequence ATGAGCGGGCCACTGAACGGGATCAAGGTCATCGATTGCAGCCGGTTGTTGCCGGGCGGGTTTTGCACGATGCTGATGGGGGACCTTGGCGCGGACGTGATCAAGGTCGAGGAGCCGGGGCGGGGGGATTACGTCCGCGAGTTCCTGCCGTTCAAAGGCGACCAGAGTTACATGCACCTTGTGCTCAACCGCAACAAGCGCAGCATGACCCTGAATCTGAAATCGCCCGAAGGTGTCGAGATTCTCAGACGGCTGGTGCGCGACGCAGATGTATTAGTCGAAGGGTTTCGTCCGGGTGTGATGGATAAGCTCGGCGTTGGCTACAACGTCTTGAAGGAGGTGAATCCGCGCCTCGTTTACTGCGCCATCACTGGCTACGGTCAGACCGGACCGTATGCGAACCGGCCCGGTCACGACATCAACTACATGGGCATCGCGGGCGCGCTCGAATTGTCCGGTCCGAAGGATGGGCCGCCGACGATCCCCGGCTTGACGGTCGCCGATATCGGAGGCGGCGCGCAGATGGCGATCATTGGGATTCTCGCGGCATTGATAGCGCGACAGAGCACCGGCAAAGGACAATTCGTCGATATCTCGATGACCGATGGCGTGGCCTATTGGTTGTCGTTGTTTGCGGGGTGGTATTTCGGAACGGGCGTCAGCCCGAAGCGCGGCGAACACATGTTGCTTGGCCAGTTCCCGTGTTATGCGATTTATCCCGCGAAAGACGGGTACATCACCGTCGGCTGTCTTGAACCGCACTTCTGGGCAAACCTGTGTTCTGCGATTGGCCGCGGGCAGTACATCCCCGAACAACTGAATATAGACGACGCGGATCGCATCTGCGACGACTTGGCAAGTGTCTTCAAGACGAAAACGCGCGCGGAATGGGACGTTTTCTTTGCGGACAAAAACGCGTGCGTGGGTCCCGTACATCTCGTCGAGGAGGCGATGGACGACCCGCAGCTACGACATCGAACCATGTTTACGACGGTGGCACACCCTACCGAAGGAGCAATCCAGCAGTTGGGAATCCCGATTAAGTTCTCTGAAACGCTGGGACAAGTGCGCGTGCCACCGCCGAACCTCGGCGCGGATACGGACGGAGTACTCCAAGAAATTGGGTATTCGGCCGCTGAAATTGCTGCCTTCC
- a CDS encoding TrpB-like pyridoxal phosphate-dependent enzyme yields the protein MNRYNILLDPGQMPDHWYNLIADMPVPMDPPLHPGTLKPCEASDLAAIFPEPLILQEMTPQRDISIPGEVMDIYRLWRPTPLRRAFRLEKALGTPAKIYYKNESVSPSGSHKINTSVPQVYYNKISGIREITTETGAGQWGTALSIACSMFDVKCTVYMVRVSYEQKPYRRILIETYGGKVIPSPSNTTDSGRAFLAQDADTTGSLGMAISEAVEVAAKSGGAIKYSLGSVLNHVLLHNSIIGLEAKKQMELAGDYPDVVIGCCGGGSNFAGLAFPFVQDKIVSKLKTDIVASEPAACPTLTRGLYAYDFGDTAHLTPLLKQYTLGSNFIPPGIHAGGLRYHGVAQQVAHLTRHGIIRAVAVKQNPVFEASLLFAKAEGIVPAPESGHAIRTAVDEALKCKETGEKKTILFNLSGHGHFDMSSYEAYLAGKLQDYELDDEVIQAAEAGIPKVEAVA from the coding sequence ATGAATCGCTACAACATTCTGCTTGATCCGGGCCAAATGCCGGACCATTGGTACAACCTTATTGCGGACATGCCCGTTCCGATGGACCCGCCGTTGCACCCGGGGACGCTGAAGCCGTGCGAGGCGAGCGATCTCGCGGCAATCTTCCCCGAGCCGCTGATCCTGCAGGAAATGACGCCGCAGCGAGACATTTCGATTCCCGGCGAAGTGATGGACATTTACCGCCTGTGGCGGCCCACGCCGTTGCGCCGCGCGTTTCGATTGGAGAAGGCGCTGGGCACGCCCGCGAAGATTTACTACAAGAACGAAAGCGTCAGCCCGTCGGGCAGCCACAAGATCAATACGTCCGTGCCGCAGGTCTACTACAATAAAATCAGCGGCATCCGGGAGATTACGACGGAGACGGGCGCGGGGCAGTGGGGGACGGCGCTCTCGATCGCGTGCAGCATGTTTGACGTGAAGTGCACGGTGTATATGGTGCGCGTAAGCTACGAGCAGAAGCCGTACCGCAGGATTCTGATCGAAACGTACGGCGGCAAAGTGATTCCGAGTCCGAGCAACACGACGGACAGCGGCCGCGCGTTTCTCGCGCAGGACGCGGATACCACCGGAAGTCTGGGAATGGCGATCTCGGAGGCAGTCGAGGTCGCGGCAAAAAGCGGTGGAGCAATCAAGTACAGTCTCGGGAGCGTGCTGAACCATGTGCTCTTGCACAACTCGATCATTGGTCTCGAAGCAAAGAAACAGATGGAGTTGGCTGGAGATTATCCCGACGTGGTGATCGGGTGCTGTGGCGGCGGGTCGAACTTCGCGGGTCTCGCATTTCCGTTTGTTCAGGACAAAATCGTGAGTAAATTGAAGACGGACATTGTCGCGTCGGAACCGGCTGCCTGCCCAACATTGACACGCGGATTGTACGCGTACGACTTCGGCGATACCGCGCACCTGACGCCCTTGCTCAAGCAATATACGCTGGGCAGCAACTTTATCCCGCCCGGCATTCATGCCGGCGGACTGCGCTACCACGGCGTCGCGCAGCAGGTCGCGCACCTTACGCGCCACGGGATTATTCGGGCAGTCGCCGTGAAGCAGAATCCGGTGTTTGAAGCGAGCCTGTTGTTTGCGAAAGCGGAAGGGATTGTGCCGGCGCCGGAGTCGGGCCACGCGATTCGGACGGCGGTGGATGAGGCGCTAAAGTGCAAGGAAACTGGAGAGAAGAAGACGATCCTGTTCAATCTGAGCGGGCATGGCCACTTCGATATGTCGTCGTATGAGGCGTACCTTGCAGGCAAGCTCCAGGACTACGAGCTTGACGACGAGGTGATTCAGGCGGCGGAGGCAGGGATTCCGAAGGTCGAAGCGGTGGCATAG
- a CDS encoding alpha/beta hydrolase: MSRRWMQFPRRIGFAIAATVIGGCVLLWAFQESLIFPASKQVWRTPADPPFGWTYERITLNIGNDRTDAWYIPVENPEGVILLSHGNGGNIADRIEHYAMLRDLRYDIFTYDYGGYGNSTGRPSEKRCYADIRAAWNYLTKSRGVSEKRIVLYGESLGGGATCELATEVKPRAVVLQCTFLSVSKIAKEVFPIVPVNLLLKHRFDNESKIGNISVPKLFIHSQADTIIPYKHGRRLFDLATEPKMFLDLRGDHNDCIFTSEQTYREGMKTFLDSL; the protein is encoded by the coding sequence ATGTCACGCCGCTGGATGCAATTCCCGCGGAGAATAGGCTTCGCTATTGCCGCGACGGTGATTGGAGGCTGCGTCTTGCTCTGGGCGTTTCAAGAGTCGCTGATCTTCCCGGCCAGCAAACAAGTCTGGCGCACACCCGCCGATCCGCCTTTCGGATGGACGTACGAGCGCATCACTCTGAATATCGGCAATGACCGCACCGACGCGTGGTACATACCCGTTGAAAACCCCGAAGGCGTCATCCTTCTCTCGCACGGCAACGGCGGCAATATCGCGGACCGCATCGAACATTACGCCATGCTCCGCGATCTCCGATATGACATCTTCACATACGACTACGGCGGCTATGGCAACAGCACCGGGCGTCCCTCCGAAAAGCGCTGTTACGCGGACATCCGCGCCGCCTGGAACTACCTCACGAAATCGCGCGGCGTTTCCGAAAAACGCATCGTCCTCTACGGCGAATCCCTCGGCGGCGGCGCCACCTGCGAACTCGCGACGGAGGTGAAACCGCGTGCCGTGGTACTGCAGTGCACCTTTCTATCCGTCTCCAAAATCGCGAAGGAGGTTTTCCCCATCGTTCCGGTGAATCTGCTCCTGAAGCATCGCTTTGACAATGAATCCAAGATCGGAAATATCTCTGTACCCAAACTCTTCATTCACAGCCAGGCCGACACCATCATCCCCTACAAGCACGGACGACGTCTCTTCGACCTCGCAACCGAACCCAAGATGTTTCTGGATTTGCGCGGGGATCACAACGACTGCATCTTCACCAGCGAACAAACCTATCGCGAAGGAATGAAAACTTTCCTCGATTCCCTGTAA
- the tmpT gene encoding thiopurine S-methyltransferase has translation MDAQFWHQKWEINDIAFHQSQANPALVAHFDKLALPPESRVFVPLCGKTLDIHWLLANGYCVVGAELSRIAVDQLFADLKLDPIVSLSGDSQRYSAEGIDVFVSDVFHVTSEMLGSVDAVYDRAALVALPEKMRIRYAAHVIEITNCAPQLLISFVYDQRRMDGPPFSVNDEEIHRHFGDSYQLTCLSNEEVPGGLKGKCAAAEAVWLLRSRVPSA, from the coding sequence ATGGACGCCCAATTCTGGCATCAAAAATGGGAAATCAACGACATAGCTTTCCACCAAAGCCAAGCCAACCCGGCACTCGTCGCACACTTCGACAAACTTGCCTTGCCGCCAGAGAGCCGCGTATTCGTTCCGTTGTGCGGTAAGACGCTCGATATTCACTGGCTGCTTGCCAACGGCTACTGCGTGGTCGGCGCCGAACTGAGCAGGATTGCTGTAGACCAGTTGTTCGCCGATCTCAAACTGGACCCCATCGTGTCTCTATCGGGTGATTCGCAGCGCTACAGCGCCGAAGGCATCGACGTCTTCGTCAGTGACGTGTTCCATGTGACGAGCGAGATGCTGGGGTCAGTTGACGCAGTTTACGACAGAGCGGCGTTGGTTGCCCTTCCGGAAAAAATGCGCATTCGCTACGCAGCGCACGTGATCGAGATTACTAATTGCGCGCCGCAGTTGTTGATAAGCTTCGTGTACGACCAACGCCGGATGGATGGCCCGCCGTTTTCGGTCAATGACGAGGAGATTCATCGGCACTTCGGCGATTCGTACCAACTAACCTGTCTCTCGAACGAGGAAGTCCCTGGCGGCCTGAAAGGCAAATGCGCCGCGGCAGAAGCCGTTTGGCTGCTCCGCTCCCGAGTCCCGTCCGCGTAG
- a CDS encoding alginate export family protein, with translation MWRYLFFALVLCLAVTVLPAQAELQNVQVGGEVRIKLDLIYNWAPEPGPLEIRVPAFLLPNRPIGEFLSGAPAFNGLGLISPYAWDDKTNNLTLTEQRTRLNVKADFTNDVSAFMELESYDFWGEDFRSDYITGADRRAATGDDVEMYQAYIDVNEMYGMPLRLRIGRQELAFGSQWLVGPKDFGPFYRGRSFDALRLTYATDITTVDAWYSTLAEGGIAEEDEDVAFYGVYATCKALENIAFDAYWLWVRDARSLNDTNFIAPIEWLEDAFNLDDYDTTNLHTVGLRASGVLGAFDFDVETAYQFGDADRNGFFFKPYLYGDDGAEYDAWGLTAQVGYAFDVAWQPHVFAKYAYYEGEDNRDINFWQWLNPFDRPEASVSFNRLFSNQMYNGFFDLQNDFSNAHIFMIGAQAHPMEAIDLHVDLQYIIADEPFDSPRTVSLGGFKVPVAPALSFWTQAGDDELGWVTDIVITYHYSEDLMFMAHWSHLFAGEGLEDGSFFAGNGTIFGGGSDDDDGDFITFETRICF, from the coding sequence ATGTGGCGGTATTTATTTTTCGCGCTCGTACTGTGTCTGGCGGTAACTGTTTTGCCTGCGCAGGCGGAACTTCAGAACGTCCAGGTGGGCGGAGAAGTCCGAATTAAGCTGGACCTCATCTACAACTGGGCGCCCGAGCCGGGGCCGCTGGAAATCCGCGTGCCGGCGTTCTTATTGCCGAATCGGCCGATCGGCGAATTCCTGTCGGGCGCGCCGGCGTTCAACGGTCTCGGGTTGATCAGTCCGTATGCGTGGGACGACAAGACCAATAACCTCACGCTGACGGAGCAGCGTACGCGTCTAAACGTAAAGGCCGATTTCACGAACGATGTGTCGGCGTTTATGGAACTGGAGAGCTACGACTTCTGGGGCGAAGATTTTCGGTCGGACTACATCACTGGCGCCGACCGACGCGCTGCGACCGGAGACGACGTTGAGATGTATCAGGCGTATATCGACGTGAATGAAATGTACGGGATGCCGCTGCGTCTGCGGATCGGACGGCAGGAGCTTGCGTTCGGCAGCCAGTGGCTCGTGGGGCCGAAGGACTTTGGTCCGTTTTATCGCGGACGTTCGTTCGATGCGTTGCGGCTTACGTATGCGACCGACATAACGACAGTCGACGCGTGGTACTCGACGCTGGCCGAGGGCGGCATTGCCGAGGAGGATGAAGACGTTGCGTTTTATGGCGTGTACGCGACGTGCAAGGCGCTGGAGAACATCGCGTTTGACGCATATTGGCTGTGGGTCCGAGATGCACGCAGCCTGAACGACACGAACTTCATCGCGCCAATCGAATGGTTGGAGGACGCGTTCAATCTCGATGACTACGACACGACGAATTTGCATACGGTAGGGCTTCGCGCGTCAGGTGTGCTGGGGGCGTTTGACTTCGATGTCGAGACGGCCTATCAGTTCGGCGACGCGGATCGGAACGGATTCTTCTTCAAGCCGTATCTCTACGGTGACGATGGGGCGGAATACGACGCGTGGGGACTGACGGCGCAGGTTGGATATGCGTTTGACGTGGCGTGGCAACCGCACGTGTTCGCGAAGTATGCGTATTACGAGGGGGAGGATAACCGGGACATCAACTTCTGGCAGTGGCTGAACCCATTCGACCGGCCCGAGGCGAGCGTGAGTTTTAACCGGCTCTTCTCGAACCAGATGTACAACGGGTTCTTCGATCTACAGAACGATTTTTCCAACGCCCACATTTTCATGATCGGCGCACAGGCGCACCCGATGGAAGCGATCGACCTGCATGTGGACCTCCAATACATTATCGCGGACGAACCGTTCGATTCGCCGAGAACCGTAAGCCTGGGCGGCTTCAAAGTGCCGGTGGCGCCGGCGCTGTCGTTTTGGACGCAAGCGGGGGACGACGAATTGGGGTGGGTGACAGACATCGTCATCACCTATCATTACAGTGAAGACCTGATGTTCATGGCGCACTGGTCGCACCTGTTTGCGGGTGAAGGCCTCGAAGATGGATCGTTTTTCGCGGGTAATGGCACCATCTTTGGCGGCGGCTCGGACGACGATGACGGTGATTTCATTACGTTCGAAACGAGAATCTGCTTCTAA
- a CDS encoding acyl-CoA dehydrogenase family protein produces the protein MSQHASEIESRKVAEDSRQTEWQPSFLRELFLGSFRPDLLPEYPMDGTCPEFKPVYEKLRDFFANEVDPVEIDETGEYPQHVLDSLAEMGAFGLLVPKEYGGHGLNKVEWCKLMELLASFEGNLLGLLSPHQSVGVPETIKQFGTPEQKQTYLTRCAAGDISAFALTEPDVGSDPARLATTATLTPEGDAYILNGVKLWCTNGTLAKLLIVMAKHPDTKKISAFVVETDWPGVEVTHRCRFMGLRALANGVIQFTNVRVPKENLVGGEGKGLKIALTVLNVGRLSVPTGAVGTAKKCVEICRKWANERVQWGRPIGKHEAISHMISDMTANVFAMEAVAYLSAEMAVRGNYDIRLEAAAAKEWNTCRAWETVDNTFQIRGGRGYETERSLVARGEKPIGVERMMRDSRITKVFEGASEIMHLFIAREAVDKHLQVAGAMVDPETPTNKKLAALPRVAAFYATWYPTRWLGGSSWRRYDAHGHLEYGVLETHMRFIERRSRKLAREIFHGMIVYKAKLQHKQVFLFRLVDIAMELFAMACAIRRARTMQHHKHADAEKAVELADVFCKLARRKADRIFHDLWHNDDDAKYKTALAVLDGRHTWLEQGILAEEDLAFPPSLLDAKASSEHVAIK, from the coding sequence ATGAGTCAGCATGCCAGCGAAATCGAGTCCAGAAAGGTTGCGGAGGATTCGCGCCAGACGGAGTGGCAGCCGAGCTTCCTGCGCGAACTGTTCCTCGGGAGTTTCCGCCCCGACCTCCTCCCCGAATACCCCATGGACGGGACGTGCCCGGAGTTCAAGCCCGTCTATGAGAAGCTGCGCGACTTCTTCGCGAACGAGGTCGATCCGGTCGAGATTGACGAGACGGGCGAGTATCCGCAGCATGTGCTTGATTCGCTCGCGGAGATGGGCGCGTTCGGGTTGCTCGTGCCCAAGGAGTACGGCGGACACGGGCTGAACAAGGTCGAGTGGTGCAAGCTGATGGAGTTGCTCGCGAGCTTCGAGGGCAACCTGTTGGGCCTGCTGTCGCCGCATCAGTCGGTGGGCGTGCCGGAGACCATCAAGCAGTTTGGGACGCCAGAGCAGAAACAGACGTATTTGACGCGATGTGCGGCGGGGGACATTTCCGCGTTCGCGTTAACGGAGCCGGACGTGGGTTCTGACCCGGCGCGGCTTGCGACGACGGCGACGCTAACGCCCGAGGGCGACGCGTACATTCTGAACGGTGTCAAGCTGTGGTGTACGAACGGCACGTTGGCAAAACTGCTCATTGTGATGGCAAAACATCCCGACACGAAAAAGATCAGCGCGTTCGTAGTCGAGACCGACTGGCCCGGCGTTGAGGTGACGCACCGCTGCCGGTTTATGGGTCTGCGCGCGCTGGCCAATGGCGTCATCCAGTTCACGAACGTGCGCGTGCCGAAGGAAAATCTCGTGGGCGGCGAGGGTAAGGGGCTGAAGATCGCGCTGACCGTGCTCAACGTCGGGCGGTTGTCCGTGCCTACGGGCGCTGTGGGGACGGCGAAGAAGTGCGTCGAAATTTGCAGAAAGTGGGCGAACGAGCGCGTGCAGTGGGGGAGGCCGATCGGCAAGCACGAGGCGATATCCCACATGATTTCCGATATGACCGCGAATGTCTTCGCGATGGAGGCGGTTGCGTATCTTTCCGCGGAGATGGCCGTGCGCGGTAATTACGATATTCGGCTGGAAGCGGCCGCGGCGAAAGAATGGAACACGTGCCGAGCGTGGGAAACCGTCGATAACACGTTCCAGATTCGCGGCGGTCGCGGCTATGAGACGGAACGGTCGCTTGTCGCGCGGGGTGAGAAGCCGATTGGAGTCGAGCGCATGATGCGCGACTCCCGCATCACGAAAGTGTTCGAGGGCGCGAGCGAGATCATGCATCTATTCATCGCGCGCGAGGCGGTCGACAAGCATTTGCAGGTGGCCGGCGCGATGGTCGATCCCGAAACGCCAACAAACAAGAAGCTTGCGGCCCTGCCGCGAGTCGCGGCGTTTTATGCGACGTGGTACCCGACGCGGTGGTTGGGCGGATCGAGTTGGCGGCGTTATGACGCGCACGGGCACCTTGAATACGGCGTACTCGAAACGCACATGCGGTTTATTGAACGGCGGTCACGTAAACTCGCGCGCGAGATTTTCCACGGCATGATCGTGTACAAGGCCAAATTGCAGCACAAGCAAGTGTTCTTGTTTCGGTTGGTCGACATCGCGATGGAACTTTTTGCGATGGCATGCGCCATTCGGCGCGCGCGCACCATGCAGCACCATAAACACGCGGACGCGGAGAAGGCCGTCGAGTTGGCGGACGTGTTCTGCAAGCTCGCGCGGCGTAAGGCAGACCGCATTTTCCACGATCTGTGGCATAACGACGACGACGCGAAGTACAAGACTGCGCTCGCGGTGCTCGACGGCAGACACACCTGGCTCGAACAGGGCATCCTCGCGGAAGAGGACCTTGCGTTTCCGCCGTCACTGCTGGACGCAAAGGCATCGAGCGAACACGTCGCAATAAAGTAA
- a CDS encoding type IV pilus twitching motility protein PilT yields MSTLALEKILAYAVKNGASDVHLTVGSPPAVRVDGAIRFIRDVENLKPEDTLGFLDTLLPPEKKQRFLDTGDMDIAFSMPGLGRFRVNIMMQRGSAGIVMRHVRGKILDFAMLNLPPAMEYVCRIPRGLVLVTGTTGSGKSTTLASIIDKINQERRSHIVTLEDPIEFLHQNKKSIISQREVGIDTNNFHTALRAAMREDPDVILIGEMRDAETFQAAMSAAETGHLVFSTLHTTNAMLTVDRIVDLFPSNQHAQVRSQLSLQLRACIAQRLLQAKEGEGRVPAIEIMFNNPAIAALIRENNLKVIPNAIAGGKEDGMQTFNMSLVDLIKRGLVSQDEAEWNSDNPEELKMNLQGIFLSQGRGGILKR; encoded by the coding sequence ATGTCCACATTAGCCTTAGAAAAAATCCTGGCCTACGCAGTCAAAAACGGCGCGTCAGACGTCCACCTGACCGTAGGCAGCCCGCCCGCCGTCCGCGTGGACGGCGCAATCCGGTTCATCCGGGACGTCGAGAACCTGAAGCCGGAGGACACGCTCGGCTTCCTCGACACCCTCCTTCCCCCGGAGAAAAAGCAGCGATTTCTCGATACCGGCGACATGGACATCGCCTTTAGTATGCCCGGCCTCGGCCGCTTCCGCGTAAACATCATGATGCAACGCGGCTCCGCCGGAATTGTCATGCGCCACGTCCGCGGAAAGATTCTCGATTTCGCGATGCTCAATTTGCCGCCCGCGATGGAATACGTCTGCCGCATCCCGCGCGGACTCGTCCTCGTGACCGGGACCACCGGTAGCGGCAAGTCAACGACCCTCGCGTCCATCATCGACAAGATCAACCAGGAACGTCGCTCGCACATCGTGACCCTCGAAGACCCGATCGAATTCCTGCACCAGAACAAGAAGAGCATCATCAGCCAGCGCGAGGTCGGCATCGACACGAACAACTTCCACACCGCCCTGCGCGCCGCCATGCGCGAAGACCCGGACGTGATCCTCATCGGCGAAATGCGCGACGCCGAAACGTTCCAGGCCGCCATGTCCGCCGCGGAAACCGGTCACCTCGTCTTCTCGACGCTCCACACCACCAACGCCATGCTCACGGTGGACCGCATTGTTGACCTGTTTCCATCGAACCAGCACGCACAGGTCCGCTCGCAACTCTCGCTGCAACTGCGCGCGTGTATCGCCCAACGCTTGCTCCAGGCCAAGGAAGGCGAAGGCCGCGTACCCGCAATCGAGATCATGTTTAACAACCCCGCCATCGCCGCGCTCATCCGCGAAAACAACCTGAAGGTCATTCCCAACGCCATCGCCGGCGGCAAAGAAGACGGCATGCAGACCTTCAATATGAGCCTCGTCGATCTCATCAAGCGCGGTCTCGTATCCCAGGACGAAGCCGAATGGAATTCGGACAACCCCGAAGAACTCAAGATGAACCTGCAAGGCATCTTCCTCAGCCAGGGCCGCGGCGGCATCCTAAAGCGCTAA